A single Glycine soja cultivar W05 chromosome 14, ASM419377v2, whole genome shotgun sequence DNA region contains:
- the LOC114382954 gene encoding LOB domain-containing protein 39-like isoform X2, which translates to MSCNGCRVLRKGCSDTCPLRSCLQWIESSESQRHATLFLAKFFGRSDLMSFISSVPETKRPGCGRTVNPVNGAVGLLWSGNWHVCQAAVQTVLSGGVLRPLAETFTGDSDDTRYHLRPLTLMHDVREMNDNSSLMNRVNRPQESEMASYDGHKKNQILNLFM; encoded by the exons AGCGACACATGCCCTCTGAGGTCGTGCCTGCAGTGGATCGAATCTTCGGAGTCACAACGACACGCCACTCTCTTCCTCGCTAAGTTCTTTGGCCGTAGCGACCTAATGTCCTTCATTTCCTCCGTCCCCGAAACCAAAAGGCCTG GGTGCGGGCGAACGGTAAATCCGGTGAACGGAGCCGTGGGACTTCTGTGGAGCGGAAACTGGCACGTGTGCCAGGCCGCTGTCCAGACGGTGCTCTCCGGAGGCGTTCTTCGCCCGTTGGCGGAGACATTCACCGGAGATTCCGATGACACGCGCTATCATTTACGGCCATTAACACTCATGCATGACGTGAGAGAGATGAATGACAACTCAAGTTTGATGAATAGAGTCAATAGACCACAAGAATCGGAGATGGCAAGTTACGACGGCCACAAGAAAAATCAGATTTTAAATTTGTTCATGTAA
- the LOC114382954 gene encoding LOB domain-containing protein 39-like isoform X1, giving the protein MSCNGCRVLRKGCSDTCPLRSCLQWIESSESQRHATLFLAKFFGRSDLMSFISSVPETKRPALFQSLLFEGCGRTVNPVNGAVGLLWSGNWHVCQAAVQTVLSGGVLRPLAETFTGDSDDTRYHLRPLTLMHDVREMNDNSSLMNRVNRPQESEMASYDGHKKNQILNLFM; this is encoded by the exons AGCGACACATGCCCTCTGAGGTCGTGCCTGCAGTGGATCGAATCTTCGGAGTCACAACGACACGCCACTCTCTTCCTCGCTAAGTTCTTTGGCCGTAGCGACCTAATGTCCTTCATTTCCTCCGTCCCCGAAACCAAAAGGCCTG CATTGTTTCAGTCTCTGCTATTTGAAGGGTGCGGGCGAACGGTAAATCCGGTGAACGGAGCCGTGGGACTTCTGTGGAGCGGAAACTGGCACGTGTGCCAGGCCGCTGTCCAGACGGTGCTCTCCGGAGGCGTTCTTCGCCCGTTGGCGGAGACATTCACCGGAGATTCCGATGACACGCGCTATCATTTACGGCCATTAACACTCATGCATGACGTGAGAGAGATGAATGACAACTCAAGTTTGATGAATAGAGTCAATAGACCACAAGAATCGGAGATGGCAAGTTACGACGGCCACAAGAAAAATCAGATTTTAAATTTGTTCATGTAA